From a region of the Streptomyces sp. NBC_01454 genome:
- a CDS encoding cytochrome P450 family protein: MTDVHESSDAAAAASACTPEFRTNPHPVYARLREDTPVCPLLPPHGVETYLITRYDDARAALADPRFSKDMYGAMDAYQRIFGDSSVALDDNMLFSDPPKHTRLRRVVNGALTPRRVEALRPRVQEIADALLDRCSTTEPVDLLSSFAFPLPLNVICELLGVPEDEREQAHTWSVTVAKTGFGPEAKKALEEAEGNLRNYLVDLIARKRRSPGEDLLSALITAQDQDGALTDSELVSTAWVLLFAGHKTTAYLIGNSVYHLLTQQEQLRTVKQDPALFPQAIEELLRYEGSVENSTFRYATEDVKMRNVLIPKGALVQIAIASANRDPEAFAEPDRLDLTREGVQSTHIAFGHGPHYCVGAPLARLEMQIALTTLFSRYPDIAMAVPPGDVQWLTVPFPAFRGLVELPVSLEPGRAR; this comes from the coding sequence GTGACAGACGTACATGAGTCCTCAGACGCCGCAGCTGCCGCTTCCGCGTGCACGCCGGAGTTCCGCACGAACCCGCACCCCGTCTACGCCCGGCTGCGGGAGGACACTCCGGTCTGTCCGCTGCTCCCGCCGCACGGCGTGGAGACGTACCTGATCACCCGGTACGACGACGCGCGAGCCGCGCTGGCGGACCCCCGGTTCAGCAAGGACATGTACGGGGCCATGGACGCCTACCAACGGATCTTCGGCGACTCCTCGGTGGCGCTGGACGACAACATGCTGTTCTCCGACCCGCCCAAGCACACGCGGCTGCGCCGGGTCGTCAACGGCGCGCTCACCCCGCGCCGGGTGGAGGCACTGCGCCCCCGGGTGCAGGAGATCGCGGACGCGCTGCTCGACCGGTGCTCGACCACCGAACCGGTGGACCTGCTGTCCTCCTTCGCCTTCCCGCTGCCGCTCAATGTGATCTGTGAACTGCTCGGCGTACCGGAGGACGAACGCGAGCAGGCCCACACCTGGTCCGTCACGGTGGCCAAGACCGGATTCGGGCCCGAGGCGAAGAAGGCGCTCGAAGAAGCCGAGGGGAATCTGCGCAATTATCTGGTGGATCTCATCGCGCGCAAGCGGCGCAGCCCCGGCGAGGATCTGCTGAGCGCACTGATCACCGCTCAGGACCAGGACGGGGCGTTGACCGACAGCGAATTGGTCTCGACCGCCTGGGTCCTGCTCTTCGCGGGCCACAAGACCACGGCCTACCTGATCGGGAACTCCGTCTACCATCTGCTCACCCAGCAAGAGCAGCTGCGCACGGTGAAGCAGGATCCTGCCCTTTTCCCGCAGGCCATCGAGGAATTGCTGCGGTATGAAGGGTCCGTCGAGAACTCGACGTTCCGCTACGCCACCGAAGACGTCAAGATGCGCAACGTCCTCATCCCCAAGGGCGCGCTCGTGCAGATCGCCATCGCCTCCGCGAACCGGGACCCGGAGGCATTCGCCGAACCGGACCGGCTCGATCTGACCCGCGAGGGCGTGCAGAGCACGCACATCGCGTTCGGCCACGGTCCGCACTATTGCGTCGGGGCCCCGTTGGCCCGGCTCGAAATGCAGATCGCACTCACCACGCTGTTCAGCCGGTATCCCGACATCGCGATGGCCGTACCGCCGGGGGACGTGCAATGGCTCACGGTGCCCTTCCCCGCGTTCCGTGGACTGGTCGAACTGCCCGTGTCACTGGAGCCGGGCCGGGCGCGCTGA
- a CDS encoding FAD-dependent oxidoreductase, with the protein MSDSAAESVPVLIAGGSLVGLSASVFLGRLGVKHLLVERHAETSIHPRGRGNNIRTMELFRTAGVEPDIRRAASALSGNDGVLQTESLAGDEQRWIIPRIDPDSTLSSITPSGWCLCSQNDLEPVLLKYARGQGGDVRFGTELTSYTQDDSGIHAQLRNRETGESQSVHAEYLIAADGPRSPVRKTLDITHSGPGTLFHNVSVTFRSKNLKNVVGDRRFVVCYITNPDGEGALLPVDNDEQWVFHVPWAYDSGETLDAFTDQRLTAHIRAAAGVPDIDVEITGKAPWHAANRVADSYGRGRVFLAGDSAHEMPPTGAFGSNTGIQDAHNLAWKMAAVLHGWAGPALLDTYQPERRSVALATTLRASQQAVEEQHPGYTAAASRNNDPADLLTVALCYRYASESILGSDPAAEVVPRHFALGGALGSRAPHMWVERNGKRISTLDLYEKSLTLLSGAAGGPWRAAARAAAEQLDVPLAGYLIGTAADCDLLPEPGVDWAHLHGTHDDGAVLVRPDGFVAWKSDHGEADPHQVLREVLKKVLHRA; encoded by the coding sequence ATGAGTGACAGCGCTGCAGAATCCGTGCCGGTACTCATTGCGGGGGGATCTCTGGTCGGACTGTCCGCCTCGGTGTTCCTCGGTCGCCTGGGGGTGAAACACCTCCTGGTCGAGCGGCACGCGGAGACGTCCATTCACCCGCGGGGCCGCGGAAACAATATCCGCACCATGGAGCTGTTCCGCACCGCGGGTGTCGAGCCGGACATCCGCAGGGCGGCGTCCGCGCTCTCGGGGAACGACGGTGTGCTGCAGACGGAAAGTCTCGCCGGCGACGAGCAGCGATGGATCATCCCGCGTATCGATCCCGACTCCACACTCTCCAGCATCACCCCGTCCGGATGGTGCCTGTGCAGCCAGAACGACCTGGAGCCGGTGCTGCTGAAGTACGCCCGCGGTCAGGGCGGCGATGTGCGGTTCGGCACGGAACTCACCTCGTACACACAGGACGACAGCGGCATCCACGCCCAATTGCGCAACCGGGAGACCGGCGAGTCGCAATCGGTACACGCGGAATACCTCATTGCCGCCGACGGGCCCCGGAGCCCGGTGCGCAAGACCCTCGACATTACGCACTCCGGCCCGGGAACCCTGTTCCACAACGTCAGCGTCACGTTCCGCAGCAAGAACCTCAAGAACGTCGTGGGCGACCGCCGGTTCGTCGTCTGCTACATCACCAACCCCGACGGCGAGGGCGCATTGCTGCCGGTCGACAACGATGAGCAGTGGGTTTTCCACGTCCCCTGGGCCTACGACAGCGGTGAGACCCTGGACGCTTTCACCGACCAGCGCCTCACCGCCCATATCCGCGCCGCGGCCGGTGTCCCCGACATCGATGTGGAGATCACCGGCAAGGCCCCCTGGCACGCGGCGAACAGAGTGGCCGACAGTTACGGCCGGGGCCGGGTGTTCCTGGCCGGCGACTCGGCACACGAGATGCCGCCGACGGGCGCCTTCGGCTCGAACACCGGAATTCAGGACGCGCACAATCTGGCCTGGAAGATGGCGGCCGTACTCCACGGCTGGGCCGGCCCCGCCCTGCTGGACACCTATCAGCCGGAACGCCGGTCGGTCGCCCTGGCCACCACCCTCCGCGCCTCCCAGCAGGCCGTGGAGGAACAGCATCCCGGTTACACCGCGGCGGCCTCCCGGAACAACGATCCGGCCGACCTCCTCACCGTCGCGCTGTGCTACCGCTACGCCTCGGAGTCGATCCTGGGCAGCGATCCGGCCGCCGAGGTCGTCCCCCGCCACTTCGCACTGGGCGGAGCGCTCGGCAGCCGGGCTCCCCACATGTGGGTCGAGCGGAACGGCAAGAGGATCTCCACGCTGGACCTCTACGAGAAGTCCCTGACCCTCCTCAGCGGTGCCGCGGGCGGCCCGTGGCGCGCCGCGGCGCGCGCCGCGGCGGAACAGCTGGACGTCCCCCTCGCCGGATACCTCATCGGCACCGCCGCGGACTGCGACCTGCTTCCGGAACCGGGGGTGGACTGGGCGCACCTGCACGGCACGCACGACGACGGTGCGGTACTCGTGCGCCCGGACGGCTTCGTGGCATGGAAGTCGGACCACGGCGAAGCCGATCCGCACCAGGTCTTGAGGGAGGTCCTCAAGAAGGTATTGCACCGCGCATAG
- a CDS encoding amidohydrolase family protein, giving the protein MDVHHHFTAPAWIDWAENKGLTRREKLPWWAHWDEDTTLGMMSKAGISTSILTAAMPGSPSQDPHQRKEGLHISLQAMSDLAQAHPRRFAFFTPVFLDDLETSSWSVRKGLDDHGAVGVSTRTSMKGEYLGNPAHEPLLAELNERAAVVSTHPMEMPSGPVMPGLPPFLCDFLLDTTRAAISLILNGTLDRYPNLSFILPHGGGFLPYMATRLELFGHLLTPKIEPARVRDYLHRFYYDTAAPMSPSATPTLISTVDPDRILYGTDWPPTSADLITDVVAPALDRDPALTDSQRRGINRDNALHLMPGLAQL; this is encoded by the coding sequence GTGGACGTACACCACCACTTCACGGCACCGGCCTGGATCGACTGGGCCGAGAACAAGGGCCTGACGCGACGCGAAAAGCTGCCCTGGTGGGCTCACTGGGACGAGGACACCACGCTTGGCATGATGAGCAAGGCGGGGATCAGCACCAGCATTCTGACCGCTGCCATGCCGGGCAGCCCCTCGCAGGACCCCCACCAGCGCAAGGAAGGCCTGCACATCTCGCTGCAGGCGATGTCCGATCTCGCACAGGCCCACCCCCGGCGCTTCGCCTTCTTCACCCCGGTCTTCCTCGACGACCTCGAGACGTCGAGCTGGTCCGTGCGCAAGGGCCTCGACGACCACGGCGCCGTCGGTGTGAGCACCCGCACCAGCATGAAGGGCGAATACCTCGGCAACCCGGCCCACGAACCGCTGCTCGCCGAACTCAATGAACGAGCGGCGGTCGTCAGCACCCACCCCATGGAGATGCCCTCGGGGCCGGTGATGCCGGGGCTGCCGCCCTTCCTGTGCGACTTCCTGCTGGACACCACCCGCGCGGCCATCAGCCTCATCCTGAACGGGACCCTGGACCGCTACCCGAACCTCTCGTTCATCCTTCCCCACGGCGGTGGTTTCCTGCCCTACATGGCCACGCGCCTGGAGCTCTTCGGGCACCTGCTCACCCCGAAAATCGAGCCCGCCCGTGTCCGCGACTACCTGCATCGCTTCTACTACGACACCGCCGCCCCGATGTCCCCCTCCGCCACCCCCACACTCATCTCCACCGTCGACCCCGACCGGATCCTCTACGGCACCGACTGGCCCCCCACCTCGGCCGACCTCATCACCGATGTCGTCGCCCCGGCCCTTGACCGCGATCCGGCACTCACCGACAGCCAGCGGCGCGGCATCAACCGGGACAACGCGCTGCACCTGATGCCGGGCCTCGCGCAGCTCTGA
- a CDS encoding GH3 family domain-containing protein, producing the protein MPASDTWADPDRIHRYRRRVFGERDTIRAALTEAAAHQQRVLAELLEFNAGTEYGRSHDFSSVRTLDDFRKAVPINDYAALSSRIERMAAGERNVLSADDPAVYFTSSGTTGAHKKIPVTPRFMRSTFFPFYYAAWAPLAEHFPDVLARPDAVLNLKHDPLSAPPTTASGRLHVGASQVDFGAKFGEPLSAEPGTGAPWGTLPPAVEPNDHLEKAYLRLRLAVQRDVRCVIGINPAMVAALPHQLTLWWPRLVKEIRDGTLGGLPHTTPDPERARALERLAGHFGAIRPAHVWPHMRALFCWTTGMASLYLPRLREEFGTGVASLPAPVAASEGPVAVALDRHESAGSLTVTAAAYEFLDADDDIGPDAATLTLDELEQGRDYHVVFSHIGGLYRYAVGDVVRVVDHVDGVPRVAYAGRATRSDAAGERLREAQVLRALAAAARGTGLDLRNAACRVREANGAQPHYEFALAPRGAWSDAETTRFAALLDTAIGAEAPAYRAARSAGRLRPLTVRLLAEDAFLHDWHTAVASGIRPTQVKDRLFRQAPALWERLTGSARTGRGGQR; encoded by the coding sequence ATGCCTGCCTCTGACACCTGGGCCGACCCGGACCGAATCCACCGCTATCGCCGCCGGGTCTTCGGCGAGCGGGACACGATCCGCGCCGCGCTCACCGAGGCCGCGGCCCACCAGCAACGGGTGCTGGCCGAGCTCCTGGAATTCAACGCCGGCACCGAATACGGCCGTTCCCATGATTTTTCCTCGGTCCGTACGCTGGACGACTTCCGCAAGGCCGTACCGATCAACGACTATGCGGCCCTGTCGTCCCGGATCGAGCGGATGGCGGCGGGGGAGCGCAATGTGCTCAGCGCCGACGATCCGGCCGTGTACTTCACCAGCAGCGGAACCACCGGCGCGCACAAAAAGATCCCGGTCACCCCCCGTTTCATGCGGTCCACCTTCTTCCCGTTCTACTACGCGGCCTGGGCACCCCTCGCCGAGCACTTTCCCGACGTGCTCGCCCGCCCGGACGCGGTGCTGAACCTGAAGCACGATCCGTTGTCCGCCCCGCCGACCACCGCCTCCGGGCGTCTTCATGTGGGCGCCAGCCAGGTGGACTTCGGCGCGAAGTTCGGGGAGCCGCTGTCGGCGGAGCCCGGCACCGGAGCCCCCTGGGGCACCCTGCCGCCGGCGGTCGAGCCGAACGACCACCTGGAGAAGGCGTATCTCCGGCTGCGGCTCGCGGTGCAGCGCGATGTGCGCTGTGTGATCGGCATCAACCCGGCCATGGTCGCCGCCCTGCCGCACCAGCTCACCCTGTGGTGGCCGCGGCTGGTCAAGGAGATCCGTGACGGCACCCTGGGCGGCCTGCCGCACACCACCCCCGACCCCGAGCGGGCCCGCGCACTGGAGCGTCTCGCCGGCCACTTCGGCGCGATCCGCCCGGCCCATGTGTGGCCGCACATGCGGGCGCTGTTCTGCTGGACCACCGGCATGGCCTCGCTGTACCTGCCGCGCCTGCGCGAGGAGTTCGGCACCGGCGTGGCCTCGCTGCCGGCGCCCGTCGCCGCCTCGGAGGGTCCGGTCGCGGTGGCCCTCGACCGCCACGAGTCCGCCGGTTCCCTCACGGTCACCGCCGCGGCGTACGAGTTCCTGGACGCCGATGACGACATCGGGCCGGACGCCGCGACGCTGACCCTCGACGAGCTGGAGCAGGGACGCGACTACCACGTCGTCTTCAGCCACATCGGGGGGCTGTACCGCTATGCCGTGGGCGATGTGGTGCGGGTCGTCGACCACGTCGACGGGGTACCGCGCGTCGCCTACGCGGGCCGGGCCACCCGCTCGGACGCGGCGGGCGAACGGCTCCGTGAGGCTCAGGTCCTCCGGGCGCTCGCCGCCGCGGCCCGGGGGACCGGACTCGATCTGCGCAATGCCGCCTGCCGGGTGCGGGAGGCGAACGGAGCACAGCCGCACTACGAGTTCGCCCTGGCACCCCGTGGCGCCTGGTCCGACGCCGAGACCACCCGCTTCGCGGCCCTGCTCGACACCGCGATCGGTGCCGAAGCACCCGCCTACCGCGCGGCCCGGTCCGCCGGACGCCTGCGGCCCCTGACCGTGCGGCTGCTGGCCGAGGACGCCTTCCTGCACGACTGGCACACGGCAGTCGCCTCCGGCATCCGGCCGACGCAGGTGAAGGACCGGCTCTTCCGGCAAGCCCCCGCACTGTGGGAACGACTGACCGGCTCGGCACGGACCGGCCGGGGAGGACAGCGATGA
- a CDS encoding SAM-dependent methyltransferase → MTGTLDAVERTALLTAALRAVESGRADRLYTDPYAARLAGDTGRQLLGEMRDATAPRDDRSGVPSTPDYNALRTRFFDDYLQREAHDPQTSQVVLAPAGMDSRAYRLDWPAHTRYFELDRPAVLALKEQRLRGVPPRVEHRTVAVDLTAPDWEDTLLAAGYTPARPSVWLLEGLLYYLRHDEVHRILGRVAALMAPGSRIAADLVNTAALTRPDMRALLEVFAGWGCPWRFGTDEPEAVLGDHGFRAEALQPGEPGADFGRWPDPVPPRTETGVRRVFFVHGVRQ, encoded by the coding sequence ATGACCGGGACACTGGACGCCGTCGAGCGGACGGCGCTGCTGACGGCCGCCCTGCGCGCGGTGGAGAGCGGCCGCGCGGACCGGCTCTACACCGATCCCTACGCGGCCCGGCTGGCCGGCGACACCGGCCGCCAGCTGCTGGGGGAGATGCGCGACGCCACCGCACCGCGCGACGACCGGAGCGGCGTGCCGAGCACACCCGACTACAACGCCCTCCGCACCCGCTTCTTCGACGACTACCTCCAACGGGAGGCACACGACCCGCAGACCTCCCAGGTCGTGCTCGCACCGGCGGGGATGGACTCCCGCGCCTACCGCCTCGACTGGCCCGCCCACACCCGCTACTTCGAACTGGACCGGCCGGCCGTGCTCGCGCTCAAGGAGCAGCGGCTGCGCGGGGTGCCGCCGCGCGTCGAGCACCGCACGGTGGCCGTGGACCTCACGGCTCCCGACTGGGAGGACACGCTCCTGGCGGCCGGCTACACCCCCGCCCGGCCGTCGGTCTGGCTGCTGGAAGGTCTCCTCTACTACCTCCGCCACGACGAGGTGCACCGCATCCTGGGCCGGGTGGCGGCCCTCATGGCGCCGGGCAGCCGGATCGCCGCGGACCTCGTCAACACGGCGGCACTGACCCGGCCCGACATGCGCGCGCTGCTCGAGGTGTTCGCCGGCTGGGGCTGCCCGTGGCGGTTCGGCACCGACGAGCCCGAGGCGGTCCTCGGCGACCACGGATTCCGGGCCGAGGCACTCCAGCCGGGAGAGCCCGGCGCGGACTTCGGCCGCTGGCCGGACCCGGTGCCGCCGCGCACCGAGACCGGCGTGCGACGGGTGTTCTTCGTGCACGGAGTGAGGCAGTGA
- a CDS encoding DUF6182 family protein, giving the protein MIISQDLLRAEAARRIREARPELAPRSDLLSATGLMAARQELARDAEEPRVLTVCVLRSLDLPAWIRATCAFAHRVAPPAAAAWRRDFTRTVFLAGNPENLAERFRFGHVADDGAAAWFGPAPAGDSTALRRLLKLFTAPAGLPVAPPTVVELPPGAGSGERAPVHHALHVATAGVTLGAGLVHLNHLLSEAVLDGTLSPGDRLTLHQAPCLVGLEGPFTALRVDVSVRDPDRLQAYAALTSDEAHRA; this is encoded by the coding sequence GTGATCATCTCCCAGGACCTGCTGCGGGCCGAGGCGGCCCGCCGTATCCGTGAAGCGCGGCCCGAACTTGCCCCCCGCAGCGACCTGTTGAGCGCCACCGGACTGATGGCCGCCCGGCAGGAGCTCGCCCGGGACGCCGAGGAGCCCCGGGTGCTGACGGTCTGCGTGCTGCGGAGCCTGGACCTGCCCGCCTGGATCCGCGCCACCTGCGCGTTCGCCCACCGGGTCGCCCCGCCCGCGGCCGCGGCCTGGCGCCGGGACTTCACCCGTACCGTCTTCCTGGCCGGCAATCCGGAGAACCTCGCGGAGCGGTTCAGGTTCGGCCATGTCGCCGACGACGGGGCAGCCGCGTGGTTCGGGCCCGCGCCGGCCGGCGACAGCACGGCCCTGCGGCGCCTGCTCAAACTCTTCACCGCCCCGGCCGGCCTGCCCGTCGCCCCGCCCACGGTGGTGGAACTGCCGCCCGGCGCCGGCTCCGGCGAACGCGCCCCGGTGCACCACGCACTCCATGTGGCCACGGCCGGCGTCACGCTCGGCGCCGGCCTGGTACACCTCAACCATCTGCTGTCCGAGGCCGTCCTCGACGGCACCCTCTCTCCCGGCGACCGACTGACGCTCCATCAGGCACCGTGCCTGGTAGGACTGGAGGGGCCGTTCACGGCCCTGCGCGTCGACGTTTCCGTACGGGACCCCGACCGGCTCCAGGCCTACGCCGCACTGACGTCGGACGAAGCACACCGTGCCTGA
- a CDS encoding thioesterase II family protein → MFGITGSLAAPWWTGEPAPLAERSLLCLPYAGGGPQTYRRWGELLGPSVEVRAMTPPGRGHRFTEEPCRDLPSLLTPLADALPRIPQRPYAVFGHSLGATVAYELCLEIRRRGLPMPQGLVVSARQAPALPWRFRRVSGLPDDEFTAALRELGGTPEAVLAQPDLMSLLLPALRADFAIVESYRDRDEPPLDVPILALAGTEDDRATAEQMAGWATRTTASFALHPVQGGHFFVDTQADAVTELVSAFL, encoded by the coding sequence ATGTTCGGCATCACAGGTTCCCTTGCCGCTCCCTGGTGGACCGGAGAGCCCGCCCCGCTCGCCGAGCGGTCCCTGCTCTGCCTCCCCTATGCCGGCGGCGGTCCCCAGACCTACCGGCGCTGGGGGGAACTGCTCGGCCCGTCGGTCGAGGTGCGCGCCATGACGCCGCCGGGCCGCGGCCACCGCTTCACCGAGGAACCCTGCCGTGATCTGCCGTCGCTGCTGACGCCGCTCGCGGACGCCCTCCCGCGGATACCGCAGCGGCCGTACGCAGTGTTCGGCCACAGCCTCGGGGCCACGGTCGCCTACGAACTGTGCCTGGAGATCAGGCGGCGCGGTCTGCCCATGCCGCAGGGCCTGGTGGTGTCCGCCCGCCAGGCACCGGCGCTGCCGTGGCGGTTCCGTCGGGTCAGCGGGCTGCCCGACGACGAGTTCACCGCGGCGCTGCGTGAGCTGGGCGGGACGCCCGAAGCGGTGCTCGCCCAGCCGGATCTGATGAGCCTGCTGCTGCCGGCCCTGCGTGCCGACTTCGCGATCGTGGAGTCCTACCGCGACCGCGACGAGCCGCCGCTCGACGTGCCGATCCTCGCGCTGGCGGGTACCGAGGACGACCGCGCCACCGCGGAACAGATGGCGGGCTGGGCCACCCGGACGACCGCGTCGTTCGCCCTCCACCCGGTCCAGGGCGGCCACTTCTTCGTGGACACCCAGGCCGACGCCGTGACGGAACTCGTCTCGGCTTTCCTGTGA
- a CDS encoding 3-oxoacyl-ACP synthase III family protein yields MTSRSSRLEALGAYLPPTVQTTAELVAQVSGTQEFDLQRITGVAERRVHDHRPEAGEDSYGLALRAARDCLGNSRYAAGELDVVISASITRFQDGGRFAFEPSFARQLAGELGARQAIHFDVSNACAGMLTGVYLLDRLIRAGVARNGLVVSGEQATKVAQTAAAEITDSYDPQFASLSVGDSAAAVILDESVDEADRIHYVEMMTCSEYSHLCLGMPSDRTDGIALYTDNKQMHKRDRLRLWPSFHGDVLAKQGRTFADEEFDYIVQHQVGTRFVEFVNRTGEEVFGTEMPRSLSVVERFGNTATTSHFLTLREHLKAGTARQGGKFLLVPAASGVVAGALSATISTMGV; encoded by the coding sequence ATGACCAGCAGGAGCAGCCGATTAGAGGCGCTCGGCGCCTATCTGCCGCCCACCGTGCAGACGACTGCGGAGTTGGTGGCGCAGGTGTCCGGTACGCAGGAATTCGACCTGCAGCGCATCACGGGCGTGGCCGAGCGGAGGGTCCATGACCACCGGCCGGAGGCGGGCGAGGACTCCTACGGTCTGGCGCTGCGGGCCGCCCGGGACTGCCTGGGCAACTCCCGTTACGCGGCCGGCGAGCTGGACGTGGTGATCTCCGCGTCCATCACCCGCTTCCAGGACGGCGGCCGGTTCGCCTTCGAGCCGTCCTTCGCCCGGCAGCTGGCCGGTGAGCTGGGTGCGCGCCAGGCGATCCACTTCGATGTGTCCAACGCCTGCGCCGGGATGCTGACCGGCGTGTATCTGCTGGACCGGCTCATCAGGGCCGGTGTGGCCAGGAACGGCCTGGTGGTGAGCGGCGAGCAGGCCACCAAGGTGGCGCAGACCGCGGCCGCCGAGATCACCGACTCCTACGATCCGCAGTTCGCCTCGCTCTCGGTGGGCGACTCGGCGGCGGCCGTCATCCTCGACGAGTCGGTCGACGAGGCCGACCGCATCCACTACGTGGAGATGATGACCTGCTCGGAGTACTCGCATCTGTGCCTGGGCATGCCCAGCGACCGCACGGACGGCATCGCGCTCTACACGGACAACAAACAGATGCACAAGCGGGACCGGCTCCGGCTCTGGCCCAGTTTCCACGGGGACGTGCTGGCCAAGCAGGGCCGCACCTTCGCCGATGAGGAGTTCGACTACATCGTGCAGCACCAGGTCGGCACCCGCTTCGTCGAGTTCGTCAACCGCACCGGCGAGGAGGTGTTCGGCACGGAAATGCCCCGGTCGCTGTCGGTGGTCGAGCGGTTCGGCAACACCGCCACCACCTCCCACTTCCTGACGCTGCGCGAGCACCTGAAGGCCGGGACGGCCCGGCAGGGCGGCAAGTTCCTGCTGGTGCCCGCCGCCTCGGGCGTGGTCGCCGGGGCCCTGTCCGCAACGATCTCCACGATGGGGGTGTGA